The genomic segment GGAAATGCGTGATCCCGTCGGACGGTTTCAACGACTATTTTGGCGCCATGGCCGAGGCCGACGGCATTCTGCTAGGATCGCCGGTGTATTTTACCGATGTTACCGCATCCATGAAGGGACTCATCGAGCGCACCGGGCGTGTGGCCGGGGCCAACGGCGGTCTTTTAAGGCGCAAGGTCGGCGCGGCGGTGGTGGCGGTGCGCCGGGCCGGCGCGGTTCATACCTTTGATACGCTCAACCACCTGTTTCTTTACAGCGAGATGATCGTCCCCGGCTCTATTTACTGGAATCTTGGTATGGGGGGGGATCCCGGTCAGGTCGAATCCGACAGTGAGGGGATTCATATCATGCAGCGTCTGGGAAAGAATATTGCCTGGCTGATAAAAAAAATTAACAGTTAAACCAGAATGTTATAATTTAAGCTGCATGCGGTTATCAATTGTCCAGAAAGGTGCAGAAAAAATATTGACAACTGGTACGATGAGTAATAAGTGTATAATGACATGAAAGACGGCATGGAAAAAATCAAAAGAATTTCAGTTGTCGACGCAACGGTCACTTATATCAAGAAACAGATCGTAGACGGCGCCATTAAACCCGGCCAGCAGCTTCCCAGTGAGCGGACCCTGCAGGAATCGCTGGGCGTGAGCCGTTTCACCCTGAGAGAGGCCCTGGCCCGACTGAGCGCCCTCGGCATCGTGGAAATCACCCATGGCAAGGGGGCATTTATTGCCAAGGAGATGAACCCGTCCAGCCTGGAAAATGTTTTTTTCCCCCTTTTTGCCAATCAGAACATTCAAAGCCTGATCGATTTTTTCGAAGCCCGCATGCTCATCGAAAGCGAAGCCGTGCGGTTGTGCGCCCAGCGGCGGACCGAGGAAGACCTGGAAAAACTGAAAGACATATTGGAAAGGAGTAAGGCCGCGCTTGATGACCCGCTCACGTTCGGCGAACTCGATTTTCTTTTTCACAACAAAGTGTCCCAGGCCGCCGGGAATATTTTTATCGATAAAATGATGGGATGCCTCAATGAATATATCAAGAAATATCTGCTGATGCTTGCCAACAACCCGGAAAATAGAAGCAGATCGCTGGTTAACCATCGCAGCATACTGGAGATGATCGAAAAGAAGGACGTTGATAATGCGGGGAAAATAACCCGCAAACACCTGAATCAGACGTTTGAGATGTTAACGCGTTTTGACAGCGCCGACGATACGCCCATTGCGCCTGATGATCTCCTCAAGCTTTTCAGTCAATAAATAACCCCTTTTTATATAAACCCAGAACCAAAGGAGGCAAAGATGCATGAACTGATAAAAGAAAGAGTGATGAAGCCCATTTCCGATGCTGAGCTTGAAAGGAGATGGAAGGCCGTTCGCGACGTAATGAAGGCAAAAAAGGTTGATTTTCTCCTGATTGAAAACAACAATGACTACCTGGGCGGATATATCAAGTGGTTTACGGATATACCGGCCGTTCATGCCTATCCGATTTCTGCTATTTTTCCGGTGGATGACGAAATGACCACCTTCAGTCACGGGGAACTTGAACCCAAAGGGGGCACCGGTCTGCCGGCCTGGCTGGTGCGGGGCGTCAAGAAGCGCATGAGTTCACCCATCATGACTTCGTGCAAC from the Desulfobacterales bacterium genome contains:
- a CDS encoding flavodoxin family protein, with the translated sequence MKVVAINGSSRKDGNTAILLRTVLKELSAEGIGTELIQPAGSPLRGCTACNKCRENKDRKCVIPSDGFNDYFGAMAEADGILLGSPVYFTDVTASMKGLIERTGRVAGANGGLLRRKVGAAVVAVRRAGAVHTFDTLNHLFLYSEMIVPGSIYWNLGMGGDPGQVESDSEGIHIMQRLGKNIAWLIKKINS
- a CDS encoding FadR/GntR family transcriptional regulator, which codes for MYNDMKDGMEKIKRISVVDATVTYIKKQIVDGAIKPGQQLPSERTLQESLGVSRFTLREALARLSALGIVEITHGKGAFIAKEMNPSSLENVFFPLFANQNIQSLIDFFEARMLIESEAVRLCAQRRTEEDLEKLKDILERSKAALDDPLTFGELDFLFHNKVSQAAGNIFIDKMMGCLNEYIKKYLLMLANNPENRSRSLVNHRSILEMIEKKDVDNAGKITRKHLNQTFEMLTRFDSADDTPIAPDDLLKLFSQ